One window from the genome of Dyella sp. A6 encodes:
- a CDS encoding acetate uptake transporter has translation MSDASTQAKFSNPAPLGLAGFALTTWLLSMINAGWFGGEAMGMVLACALAYGGTAQAIAGVMELPRGNTFGATAFISYGAFWWSFALFVLFLHDKVPAAFVGWYLFLWGVFTFYMWLGTLRAPRALQLVFLSLWITFFLLAAGEWTGMAGLHHAGGYMGLLTAVLAFYLSAAEIINDSQQRTVLPIGAPRG, from the coding sequence ATGAGCGATGCAAGCACGCAAGCGAAATTTTCCAATCCGGCCCCGTTGGGGCTGGCCGGCTTTGCGCTGACCACCTGGCTGCTCAGCATGATCAACGCCGGCTGGTTCGGCGGCGAGGCGATGGGCATGGTGCTGGCCTGCGCCCTGGCCTACGGCGGCACCGCGCAGGCGATCGCCGGGGTGATGGAATTGCCGCGGGGCAATACCTTCGGTGCCACCGCCTTCATAAGTTACGGCGCCTTCTGGTGGTCGTTCGCGCTGTTCGTGCTGTTCCTGCACGACAAGGTGCCCGCTGCGTTCGTGGGCTGGTACCTGTTCCTGTGGGGCGTGTTCACTTTCTACATGTGGCTGGGCACCCTGCGGGCGCCACGCGCGTTGCAGCTGGTTTTCCTGTCCTTGTGGATCACCTTCTTCCTGCTCGCGGCCGGTGAATGGACCGGCATGGCCGGCCTGCACCATGCCGGCGGTTACATGGGGCTGCTGACCGCGGTGCTGGCGTTCTACCTGTCGGCGGCGGAGATCATCAACGATTCGCAGCAGCGCACGGTGTTGCCGATCGGCGCGCCGCGCGGCTGA
- the acs gene encoding acetate--CoA ligase, with translation MSTTHPVSTEFAAKARIRKDDYERLYAESVSDPEGFWAEVGKRIDWARAPTKIKNVSYDPRDLHIRWYEDGMLNVSANCLDRHLEKRGDKTAIIFEGDDPGESRSLTYRQLHGEVCKFANALKNLGVGKGDRVAIYMPMIPEAAVAMLACARIGAVHSVVFGGFSPDSLAGRIADSQCKVVVTSDEGVRGGKKIPLKANVDASLDRPGTSSVETVVVVQRTGSAVPMQSPRDRYWHNLMDGQSTECPAEPMEAEHPLFILYTSGSTGKPKGVLHTSGGYLVYTSYTHECVFDLREDDVYWCTADVGWITGHSYVVYGPLANGATVLMFDGVPNYPDVSRFWQVVDKHKVTLFYTAPTAIRALMREGEEPVKKCSRASLRLLGTVGEPINPEAWEWYHRVVGDGRCPIVDTWWQTETGGILITPLPGATATKPGSATKPFFGVKPAIVDTNGEVQEGACEGNLLITDSWPGQMRTVYGDHQRFIETYFSAYPGNYFTGDGARRDEDGYYWITGRVDDVINVSGHRIGTAEVESALVAHPKVAEAAVVGCPHEIKGQGIYAYVTLVAGEQGSDELRKELIAWVRKEIGPIATPDYLQWATGLPKTRSGKIMRRILRKIGENQPDQLGDISTLADPGVVSNLVEERLIK, from the coding sequence ATGTCCACCACTCATCCGGTTTCAACCGAGTTCGCCGCCAAAGCGCGCATTCGCAAGGACGACTACGAACGGCTGTATGCCGAATCGGTGAGCGACCCGGAAGGCTTCTGGGCGGAGGTGGGCAAGCGGATCGACTGGGCCAGGGCGCCGACGAAGATCAAGAACGTCTCCTACGACCCCAGGGACCTGCACATCCGCTGGTACGAGGACGGCATGCTCAACGTGTCGGCCAACTGCCTCGACCGGCACCTGGAAAAGCGCGGCGACAAGACCGCGATCATCTTCGAGGGCGATGACCCCGGCGAATCACGCAGCCTCACCTACCGCCAGCTGCACGGCGAAGTGTGCAAGTTCGCCAACGCGCTGAAAAACCTCGGTGTGGGCAAGGGTGACCGGGTGGCGATCTACATGCCGATGATCCCCGAGGCAGCGGTGGCGATGCTGGCCTGCGCGCGCATCGGCGCGGTCCACTCGGTGGTGTTCGGCGGCTTCTCGCCCGACTCGCTGGCCGGACGCATCGCCGACTCGCAGTGCAAGGTGGTGGTGACGTCCGACGAGGGCGTGCGCGGCGGCAAGAAGATTCCGCTGAAGGCGAATGTGGATGCCTCGCTGGACCGTCCCGGCACCAGCAGCGTGGAAACCGTGGTGGTGGTGCAGCGCACGGGCAGCGCCGTGCCGATGCAATCGCCGCGCGACCGCTACTGGCACAACCTGATGGACGGCCAGAGCACCGAGTGCCCGGCCGAACCGATGGAAGCCGAGCACCCGCTGTTCATCCTGTACACCTCCGGTTCCACCGGCAAACCCAAGGGCGTGCTGCACACTTCCGGCGGCTATCTGGTCTACACCAGCTACACCCATGAATGCGTGTTCGACCTGCGCGAGGACGACGTCTACTGGTGTACCGCCGACGTGGGCTGGATCACCGGCCACAGCTACGTGGTGTATGGCCCGCTGGCCAACGGCGCCACCGTGCTGATGTTCGACGGCGTACCGAACTATCCGGACGTCAGCCGCTTCTGGCAGGTGGTGGACAAGCACAAGGTGACCCTGTTCTACACCGCGCCGACCGCGATCCGCGCGCTGATGCGCGAAGGCGAGGAGCCGGTGAAGAAGTGCTCGCGCGCCTCGCTGCGCCTGCTCGGCACGGTGGGCGAACCGATCAACCCGGAAGCCTGGGAGTGGTACCACCGCGTGGTCGGCGATGGGCGCTGCCCGATCGTCGACACCTGGTGGCAGACCGAGACCGGCGGCATCCTGATCACCCCGCTACCGGGCGCCACCGCCACCAAGCCGGGCTCCGCCACCAAGCCGTTCTTCGGCGTGAAGCCGGCCATCGTCGATACCAACGGCGAAGTGCAGGAAGGCGCCTGCGAAGGCAACCTGCTGATCACCGATTCCTGGCCGGGCCAGATGCGCACGGTGTACGGCGATCACCAGCGCTTCATCGAAACCTACTTCAGCGCCTACCCCGGCAACTATTTCACCGGCGACGGCGCCCGCCGCGACGAGGACGGCTACTACTGGATCACCGGCCGCGTGGACGATGTGATCAACGTCAGCGGCCACCGCATCGGCACCGCCGAGGTGGAAAGCGCGCTGGTGGCACACCCGAAAGTCGCCGAAGCCGCCGTGGTCGGCTGCCCGCACGAGATCAAGGGGCAGGGCATCTACGCCTACGTGACCCTGGTTGCCGGCGAGCAGGGCAGCGACGAGCTGCGCAAGGAGCTGATCGCTTGGGTACGCAAGGAGATCGGTCCAATCGCCACGCCCGACTATCTGCAGTGGGCCACCGGCCTGCCGAAGACCCGATCCGGCAAGATCATGCGCCGGATCCTGCGCAAGATCGGCGAGAACCAGCCCGACCAGCTTGGCGACATCTCCACCCTGGCCGACCCCGGCGTGGTGAGCAACCTTGTCGAGGAACGCCTGATCAAGTAA
- a CDS encoding PA0069 family radical SAM protein: protein MTESQPRAFKGRGAASNPEGRFESIRHHAEDDGWQSLLLDDEAPRPRTEVTDERARSVITRNDSPDIAFEQAMNPYRGCEHGCIYCFARPSHSYLNLSPGLDFETRIRAKGNLAEVLRAELAKPGYMPRPINIGSNTDPYQPVEKRWRLTRAALEVLAGSRHPCTIVTKNALVERDIDLLAPMARERLVQVFVSVNSLDNRLAAKLEPRASAPHRRLQAIRALAEAGIPVGVLVAPIIPALNDRDLEAVLERAHDAGARCAGYTVLRLPWELKQLFREWLALHAPQRAEHVMSLVRQMNGGRDYDSDFRTRMRGQGVFAELLRRRFEVACRRHGYGRARELRLDTSRFVPPREVSPQGSLF, encoded by the coding sequence ATGACCGAATCGCAACCGCGTGCATTCAAGGGCCGGGGCGCCGCCTCCAATCCGGAGGGGCGCTTCGAGTCCATTCGCCATCACGCCGAGGACGACGGCTGGCAGAGCCTGCTGCTCGACGACGAGGCACCGCGTCCGCGTACCGAAGTCACCGACGAACGGGCACGCAGCGTGATCACCCGCAACGATTCGCCCGACATCGCCTTCGAGCAGGCAATGAACCCCTATCGCGGTTGCGAGCATGGGTGCATCTACTGCTTCGCCCGTCCCAGCCACAGCTATCTCAACCTGTCGCCCGGGCTGGACTTCGAAACCCGGATCCGTGCCAAGGGCAACCTCGCCGAGGTGCTGCGTGCCGAACTGGCGAAACCCGGCTACATGCCCAGGCCGATCAACATCGGCAGCAACACCGACCCCTACCAGCCGGTGGAGAAGCGCTGGCGGCTGACCCGCGCCGCGCTGGAAGTGCTGGCCGGCAGCCGGCACCCGTGCACCATCGTCACCAAGAACGCGCTGGTCGAGCGCGACATCGACCTTCTTGCGCCGATGGCGCGCGAGCGCCTGGTGCAGGTGTTCGTCTCGGTGAACTCGCTGGACAACCGGCTCGCGGCGAAGCTGGAACCGCGTGCCAGTGCGCCGCACCGACGCCTGCAGGCAATCCGTGCATTGGCCGAAGCCGGCATACCGGTGGGCGTGCTGGTGGCGCCGATCATTCCCGCGCTCAACGATCGCGACCTGGAGGCGGTGCTGGAACGCGCCCACGACGCAGGCGCCCGCTGCGCCGGCTACACCGTGCTGCGCCTGCCGTGGGAGTTGAAGCAGCTGTTCCGCGAATGGCTGGCGCTGCACGCGCCGCAGCGTGCCGAACACGTGATGAGCCTGGTGCGGCAGATGAACGGTGGGCGCGACTACGACAGCGATTTCCGTACCCGCATGCGCGGCCAGGGCGTGTTCGCCGAGCTACTGCGCCGGCGCTTCGAGGTGGCCTGCCGCCGGCACGGCTACGGGCGTGCGCGCGAGTTGCGGCTGGATACTTCGCGCTTCGTGCCGCCGCGCGAAGTATCGCCGCAGGGCAGTCTGTTCTGA